ACGGCCGGCTGTTTCTGGAAAGCCTTCCGGACTGTCGAACGGAAATCGACAACGGTCAGACAATTGAACCCGTCGACCGCGATTGACCGGCCATCGTCGAAGAGTTGGCCACAGATTTCTCAGATTCCCACAGATTGCACACCGTTGTTCCGGCGGCGGCGTTCCGTCATTCCCCGCAAGCCCGCGCCCCGTCATTCCCGCGCAGGCGGGAACCCAGCAGCCCGCGCGCCCCGTCATTCCCGCGCAAGCTCGCGCCCCGTCATTCCCGCTCACGACGGGCTCGCAAGGCAGCGCATCTGAAAGCAGGAGCCCTGGAACGCGTTGTTGCTTTTGATATCATCGCGACGGGCCTGCATCGCCATCCGGTTTCGGTTCATGAGCGCATTCAGAATGCATGCATGTTCGCTGCGGTCCGCTGCTGTGACGTTCACCGCAGGGCGCTGCTGGTGACTCGCCGCCGTTTGGTGTCATTCTTCAGCCTGCTGTGTTTCACAACGTCAAAGGAAAGTTCCGATGCGTTCCGTCGTCACCTGCACCAGCATTCTGCTTAGCCTTTCCGTTTCAGCCTTCGCGAGCGACGTCAGCGACAACTGGCCGCAATGGCGCGGGCCGAACTTCAATGGCTCGTCGGACACGGGCAATCCGCCCGTCGAATGGAGCGAAACGAAGAACGTTCGCTGGAAAATCGAAGTTCCGGGCAAGGGCAGCGCCACGCCGATCATCTGGGAAAATCGCATCTATGTTTTGACTGCGATTCCGACAGATCGAAAGGCCGAAGGAGCCGCGGCAGCCGCAGCGGAACCGCCGGCCGATCAGCAGCAGGGCCGTGGGGGCCGAGGCGGCGCGGAGGTTTCGGCGCCGCGCCGCCTCCGACGAATTTCCACCAGTATGCTGTCATCTGCTACGACCGGACGACGGGGGCGAAGTCTGGCGGACGGTTGCCGTCGAAGCGGTGCCGCATGAAGGCGGCCACGGGACGAACACGTTCGCGTCCGGGTCTCCGGTCACCGACGGAAAGCACCTGTTCGTGTCATTCGGTTCGCGCGGGGTGTTCTGTTTCGACATGAACGGCAAGGAAGTCTGGCACCGCGATCTCGGACAGATGCAGACTCGCAACAGCTTCGGCGAAGGCAGTTCTCCGGGCGCTGCACGGCGACACACTGGTCATTCCGTGGGATCATGAAGGCCAGTCATCACTGATTGCGCTCGACGCGACCAACGGCGAAATTCGCTGGCAGGTGGAACGAGATGAACGAACAACGTGGGCGACTCCGTTCATCGTGGAACACAACGGCAGAACTCAGGTCGTGACAAACGGGCATCGCGTCCGCAGCTACGATCTGAAAACCGGCGACCTGGTCTGGGAATGCGGCGGTCAGGTGGAGAACCCGATTCCGTCGCCCGTGCTGCAGGACAACATGATCGTGTGCATGACCGGGTATCGCGGCAACGCGATCTACGCGATTCCGCTGGACGCCACTGATGACGTGACCGACACGGACGTTGTCGCCTGGAAACGCGACGACGCGCGCCGTACGTTGCGTCACCGGTGTTGTACAAGGGGCAGCTCTACTTCACAAAATCCCGTGAAGGAATCATGTCGTCGGTCGATGCCGCCACGGGCGAAGTTCTGATTGGTCAGCAGCGACTGCCGGAAATCAGTTCCGTCTACGCGTCGCCGGTCGCGGCGGCTGATCGGGTCTATTTTCCCGGACGAGAAGGCGCGACGGCAGTGATTCGGCATGGCACGGAACTGGAAGTGCTGGCGGTCAACAAACTGGACGAAGGCATCGACGCGTCTCCGGCGATCGCGGGAGACCAAATCTTCATTCGCACCGAGAAGCATCTTTATTGCATCGCGGAAGACTGAACGACCGGCGGCTGGGACCGATGGTGTTCCATTCGTCGTTGACGCCGGGCGCTCGGCTCAGTAACTGGCCGGCAGCGAGCGCGCGGGCCCTCACCCCGATTTTTCTGCTGGACGCAGAAAAATCTCCCTCTCCCGTTTCGCGGGCGAGGGGACAGTGTGTGTGACACCCGCGGAGAGAATGAACCCCCTTGCGTTAGTCCCGCCAGGCACCGGAATCGTTCACGGTTTCGAACGCGTGTGGTGGAATTGCAGCAGTGCGTCGCGCATTTCGGCGGCGGTCTGGTACCGGTCATCGGGGGAGCGTGAAAGGGCTTTCTCGATGATCGCCGCCAGTTCATCAGGGACGCTGCTGTCCCGTTCGCGGATGGGAGTCGGCGGTTCGTTCAGGATCTTGAAGACCATTTTCGACAATCGCCGGGCTTCGTGAGGCCGACGACCGCAGAGCATTTGGTATAGGCAGACTGCCGCCGCGTAGACTTCGGAACGCGGTCCGGCTTTGGCAGGCTCCAGGAGAATTTCCGGAGCCATGTACGCTGCGGTTCCCACGACGGCTCGTTCGCTGCCGCTGGCTTCGACAATCCGCAGCGCCAGGCCGAAATCGGCAATCTTGACTCGCAGCCGTCCGGCGTCTTCGAAGAACAGCAGATTCGAAAGCTTAACGTCGCGATGCACGATGTCGCGTGAATGAGCGTAGTGCAGACCATCCAGAAGCTGTGCGGCCAGCGACGCACAGACGGTATATCGTTCGGCCGCCGGCATTCGACGCAGGCGCGTGGCGATGTCGATGGTGTCGATGAATTCAAACACCAGATAAGGCGTGTCGTCGTGAACGCCGAAGTCCACCGTTTCGACAATCTGCGGATGCTTCAGGCCGACACAGATGGACGCTTCGCGAATGAACTGCTGGACTTCGTCTCCGCTGGGAATCGCGGATCGCGACAGTATCTTGACGGCCACTTTTCTGCCGGTCGACAGGTGGTGTCCCGCATACACAACGCCAAACCGTCCCCGGCCGATCAGGTCTCCGATTTCGTAACCCGGCAGCGCGGGAGCATGCAGCGACGGATTGTATGTCTGTTCGGCCAGCCGCTGATTTGCGGTATCAGACGCCTTGCGGGCATCCTGAATGTGAACGCGAATTTTCGTGCGGCCGACCTGCACGGTATCTCCGTCCTGCAGAGTGCAGCGGTCGACAAGTTCCGCGTTCACCAGCGTGCCGTTGGTGCTCTTCAGGTCCACCAGCGAACAGTTCGGCGGCGAAATCTCAAAACGGCAGTGCAGGCGCGAACACTTTTCGTCATCAATCAGTTGCAGGTGAGAATCCGCGCTGCGACCG
This sequence is a window from Planctomycetaceae bacterium. Protein-coding genes within it:
- a CDS encoding PQQ-binding-like beta-propeller repeat protein, translated to MSDRCRLATASAKAVLRALHGDTLVIPWDHEGQSSLIALDATNGEIRWQVERDERTTWATPFIVEHNGRTQVVTNGHRVRSYDLKTGDLVWECGGQVENPIPSPVLQDNMIVCMTGYRGNAIYAIPLDATDDVTDTDVVAWKRDDARRTLRHRCCTRGSSTSQNPVKESCRRSMPPRAKF
- a CDS encoding FHA domain-containing serine/threonine-protein kinase is translated as MNTPPAIEEQSLRFEAELRAGKVARMEDFLPSLPFGATDELAEQLCLVEIEHELRHDRSVSEAALRKRLPEFRRAVSAAFTSARAKYPQHSERLVPDPGKTDQGLLDVFFKSTNVLTPAQFHESDDFSDVEIPEAEVQLKVVKGPHSGREFVFRNPVSVLVGRSADSHLQLIDDEKCSRLHCRFEISPPNCSLVDLKSTNGTLVNAELVDRCTLQDGDTVQVGRTKIRVHIQDARKASDTANQRLAEQTYNPSLHAPALPGYEIGDLIGRGRFGVVYAGHHLSTGRKVAVKILSRSAIPSGDEVQQFIREASICVGLKHPQIVETVDFGVHDDTPYLVFEFIDTIDIATRLRRMPAAERYTVCASLAAQLLDGLHYAHSRDIVHRDVKLSNLLFFEDAGRLRVKIADFGLALRIVEASGSERAVVGTAAYMAPEILLEPAKAGPRSEVYAAAVCLYQMLCGRRPHEARRLSKMVFKILNEPPTPIRERDSSVPDELAAIIEKALSRSPDDRYQTAAEMRDALLQFHHTRSKP